The following coding sequences are from one Malaciobacter pacificus window:
- the wecC gene encoding UDP-N-acetyl-D-mannosamine dehydrogenase, whose translation MNQNKKICVIGLGYIGLPTAALLANRGYSVHGVDVVQSTVDTINQGKIHIVEPELDTFVQSAVNSGKLKASLKPDIADVFIIAVPTPFHDGHVPNVDYVVSATKAITSYVKDGDIVILESTSPVGTTELVEKTLKEEDVDTSKLYIAHCPERVLPGHIMRELVENDRIVGGLTPEATEKTVEFYKTFVSGAVLSTDARTAEMAKLTENSFRDTNIAFANELSMLCDKFDINVWELISLANRHPRVNILQPGAGVGGHCIAVDPWFIVHAGGETAKMIRTAREVNTYKTEWAIEKIKNAALAYEVENGRKAKVACMGLAFKPDIDDLRESPALYIARRLKADGLDVLAVEPNIESHKEFEIVNYKEAIKQADIVTFLVAHKEFKSLEIQTDLDFCGVLN comes from the coding sequence ATGAATCAAAATAAAAAGATATGTGTAATAGGACTTGGATATATAGGTTTACCAACAGCAGCACTTTTGGCAAATAGAGGTTATAGTGTACATGGAGTAGATGTAGTTCAAAGTACAGTTGATACTATCAACCAAGGTAAAATTCATATTGTAGAACCAGAACTTGATACATTTGTACAAAGTGCTGTAAATAGTGGAAAATTAAAAGCAAGCCTAAAACCTGATATTGCAGATGTATTTATCATAGCTGTTCCTACTCCTTTTCATGATGGGCATGTACCAAATGTGGATTATGTAGTAAGTGCTACAAAAGCAATAACTTCTTATGTAAAAGATGGTGATATAGTGATACTTGAATCAACATCACCAGTAGGAACTACAGAGCTTGTAGAAAAGACTCTAAAAGAAGAAGATGTAGATACAAGCAAACTTTATATAGCTCACTGTCCTGAGAGAGTACTTCCTGGTCATATCATGAGAGAACTTGTGGAAAATGATAGAATCGTAGGTGGTCTTACACCAGAAGCTACAGAAAAAACTGTAGAATTTTATAAAACTTTTGTAAGTGGTGCGGTACTTTCAACAGATGCAAGAACAGCTGAAATGGCAAAATTAACTGAAAACTCTTTTAGAGATACAAATATAGCTTTTGCAAATGAATTATCTATGTTATGTGATAAGTTTGATATAAACGTATGGGAATTAATATCTTTAGCAAATAGACACCCAAGAGTAAATATACTTCAACCAGGTGCTGGAGTAGGAGGTCACTGTATAGCTGTAGATCCATGGTTTATAGTTCATGCAGGTGGTGAAACAGCTAAGATGATAAGAACAGCAAGGGAAGTAAATACATATAAAACAGAGTGGGCTATAGAGAAGATAAAAAATGCTGCACTAGCTTACGAAGTTGAAAATGGAAGAAAAGCAAAAGTAGCTTGTATGGGATTAGCATTTAAACCTGATATTGATGACTTAAGAGAATCACCAGCACTTTATATAGCTAGAAGACTTAAAGCTGATGGACTAGATGTATTAGCAGTTGAGCCGAATATAGAGAGTCATAAAGAATTTGAAATAGTAAATTATAAAGAGGCTATAAAACAAGCCGATATAGTGACATTTTTAGTAGCACATAAAGAGTTTAAATCTTTAGAAATTCAAACTGATTTAGACTTTTGTGGAGTTTTAAATTGA